One genomic window of Fusarium fujikuroi IMI 58289 draft genome, chromosome FFUJ_chr01 includes the following:
- a CDS encoding related to septum formation maf — MADTPSEPPPDYEKSTATQGTPQRPLRKGPIPLELPILKHLNGKRVILASASPRRKALLQQFGLTNLEILPSTKPENLDKAALGPYEYVAATAHQKCMDVYTTALEVHLKSIPDPDLVIAADTVIVTKDGRILEKPRSEADHIRMLKHLRDQRMHKVLTSIVVIAPREDARHPGYVIDTYTEETKVYFLSESDGLPDDVIEAYVKTREGADKAGGYAVQGVGGMLLVEKLDGSVDNVVGLPVRKCMAMAEKVIFRQEEEDFEGEGEEED; from the exons ATGGCTGACACACCAAGCGAACCACCTCCTGACTATGAAAAGTCCACCGCCACTCAGGGCACCCCTCAGCGGCCTTTACGGAAAGGTCCTATACCGCTAGAACTCCCAATTCTTAAGCATCTCAACGGCAAGAGAGTGATTCTTGCATCTGCCTCACCGCGAAGAAAGGCATTGCTCCAACAG TTTGGCCTTACAAACCTTGAGATTCTCCCATCCACCAAACCCGAGAATCTCGACAAAGCTGCACTAGGTCCTTACGAGTATGTAGCTGCAACTGCTCACCAAAAGTGCATGGACGTTTATACTACCGCACTTGAAGTTCATCTGAAATCTATACCGGATCCTGATCTGGTCATTGCTGCGGATACTGTCATCGTTACCAAGGATGGTCGAATTCTGGAGAAGCCTCGAAGTGAAGCTGATCACATTCGCATGCTCAAGCATCTGCGAGACCAGAGAATGCACAAGGTCTTGACGTCGATTGTAGTAATCGCGCCCAGAGAAGACGCAAGACATCCGGGATATGTCATCGATACCTACACAGAAGAGACCAAGGTGTACTTCTTGAGTGAATCTGATGGTCTCCCTGATGATGTGATTGAGGCATATGTCAAGACTCGTGAGGGTGCGGATAAGGCCGGTGGCTACGCTGTGCAAGGCGTGGGCGGCATGTTGCTtgtcgagaagcttgacgGAAGTGTCGACAACGTCGTTGGACTTCCAGTGAGAAAATGCATGGCTATGGCGGAGAAAGTTATATTTAgacaggaagaggaggactttgaaggtgaaggggaggaggaggactaG
- a CDS encoding related to threonine--tRNA ligase — MIRSRTARAAFNTSLRRPWTCPQCISRSRFYSEKSEKREPPDHRKLGTKQELFISSIYSPGSPIFLPNGSRIFNRLVDFLRKQYVRYGFEEVITPTIYKKSLWAKSGHLENYADDMYAVRGNTEPPPAQHDGCCGSDQKDLKPDEEEEGDYGLKPMNCPGHCLIFASKNRSYRDLPIRYADFSPLHRNEISGALSGLTRVRRFHQDDGHIFCRPIQVEKEIKKTLDFVKVVYTVLRFGSNYRLALSTRPKDHYIGTQEEWDQAESALKRALDASGMEWGVNEGDGAFYGPKIDIVLTDSDGKEHQTATIQLDFQLPKRFELEYQAPAPEYEARGETTTDASLLDEYGPVRPVMIHRAVLGSVERLMALLIEKYNGKWPFWLNPRQVIILTINTAEPVVEWAGQVRSMLVGNNDQLYEQLENGTLPTQDNAFRPTGLSVDIDDSARPLGAKIKEAREKNYGEILVIGQKDVENKRVSLGKEMLSPEEVRERFRTMVDTFA, encoded by the coding sequence ATGATCCGCTCGAGGACCGCCCGAGCGGCTTTCAATACGTCTCTAAGAAGACCTTGGACGTGCCCGCAGTGCATATCCCGCAGCCGGTTCTATTCTGAAAAGTCCGAAAAGCGAGAACCTCCCGACCATCGTAAACTCGGTACCAAGCAAGAACTCTTTATCAGCTCGATCTACAGCCCTGGCTCCCCCATATTCTTACCGAATGGCTCGCGGATCTTCAATCGGCTTGTTGACTTTCTCCGAAAACAATACGTACGATATGGCTTCGAGGAGGTTATTACGCCGACCATCTACAAAAAGTCACTATGGGCCAAGTCAGGTCATCTGGAAAACTACGCCGACGACATGTATGCTGTGAGAGGGAATACAGAGCCACCGCCTGCGCAACATGACGGATGCTGTGGGAGTGACCAGAAGGATCTGAAGcctgacgaggaggaagagggtgaTTATGGTCTTAAGCCCATGAATTGCCCCGGCCACTGCCTCATTTTTGCTTCCAAAAACCGTAGTTACCGGGATCTTCCAATTCGATATGCCGACTTTAGTCCTCTGCATCGAAACGAGATTTCCGGCGCATTGAGTGGACTCACTCGTGTTCGTCGTTTTCACCAGGATGACGGACACATTTTTTGCCGACCAATTCaagttgagaaggagatcaagaagaccctAGACTTTGTCAAGGTGGTGTACACTGTTCTGCGATTTGGCTCAAATTACCGACTTGCACTCTCCACACGGCCAAAAGATCACTACATTGGTACCCAAGAGGAGTGGGACCAAGCCGAGAGCGCCTTGAAGCGAGCTTTGGATGCATCAGGCATGGAATGGGGTGTCAATGAAGGAGATGGTGCTTTCTATGGACCCAAGATCGATATCGTCCTCACAGACTCGGATGGAAAGGAGCATCAGACAGCGACCATCCAACTTGACTTTCAACTACCCAAGCGATTTGAACTTGAGTATCAGGCCCCTGCGCCAGAATATGAAGCTAGAGGCGAGACGACCACAGATGCTTCTCTGCTCGACGAGTATGGCCCTGTGCGCCCTGTCATGATTCACCGCGCTGTCCTGGGTTCGGTTGAGCGTCTCATGGCTCTCCTGATTGAGAAGTACAATGGCAAATGGCCTTTCTGGTTGAACCCTCGCCAAGTCATCattctcaccatcaacactgCCGAACCTGTTGTCGAATGGGCGGGGCAAGTGCGCAGTATGCTGGTTGGTAACAACGACCAACTTTACGAGCAGCTTGAGAACGGCACACTCCCTACCCAGGATAACGCATTTCGACCGACTGGGCTGTCGGTTGACATAGATGATAGTGCACGGCCTCTGGGTGCGAAAATCAAGGAGGCAAGAGAGAAGAACTATGGTGAGATCCTCGTGATCGGACAGAAAGATGTTGAGAACAAGCGAGTTTCGCTGGGCAAGGAGATGCTATCACCAGAGGAGGTACGTGAGCGGTTCAGGACCATGGTAGACACATTTGCCTAG